The Desulfovibrio fairfieldensis sequence GAGGAGGGCACAAGTGAAACGTTGTAGCCCAGGCGGTTCAGGTAGTCTGTCCAGCAGCCCCACGGTTCCGGTCTCGGATTGCAGATATGAAAGGCGCGGCCGTAGCTTCCCGCGCGGGTCGCTATGCTTGGAACGACAGAGGCCGCCACATTAACGGGAACAATGTCCACAAGGCGACGGCTTTCAGGCACAAGACCCATCTGGCAGCAGACCCGCAGGAGCCGCCAGTAAATTTCCGTCGTATCGCAATGATGGCTGACAGTGTCGCCGCCGACGGTGTTGAACCTGTAAATGGCTACCGGCAGCCCCCGGTTCCCGGCCCTGCGCACCATGGCATCCATAACCCATCTGCTGAGGATATAGCCGCTTGAAAGTCCCTTGTTGGATGTGAAATCATCGTCTTCCCGGATGATGCTGTTCTCTTCACGCGCACTGTGGTCGGCAATGGACAGGCTGCTGATAAAATGCAGAGGCTTGCAACGGCCCGCGCAGCAGAACGCAATGACCTCTTTTGTGCCCGCCGCGTTGATCCGGCGCAGGTTGCGATAGCTTTGCGCCAGATTCACCTTGAGGCCGCTGTGCACAACAAGATCGACGTTGTCGGCCAGGCGCGCCCACTCCGCCTCGCCCAGTCCGAAACGCTCCTCGCCCAGCCGCCCGGGAACCATGCGCAGATGGCGCGCGTAGTCGCTGTGCCAGCAATGGGATTCGCGCATGCGCTGTTGCAGGCATTCCAGCGGACCGGCATTGCCGGTGGAGCCTTCCGGCTCTTCCAGGCAAAGGATGGTGCAATCGCGCCGCTCCAGCAGATGAGACAACACCCAAAGCCCGATGGCTCCGGGAGCGCCTGTCACAAGGATGCGCTGGCCGGGGAGCAGAGGATGAGCCGCCATGGAGGCCGGCACAGCGGCGTCAGCCATGTGAATGTCCTCCTCGGGCAGACCCTCGGGGATATTGAGATGGGCGTCGGACAGGCCCCCGACGCACCCGGGCTTCACGGTTCCGGCAAGATAGGCGGCCATGTCGCGAAGGGTGGGAACCTGGTAAAGATCCCTGAAGTTCACATGATTGCCGAATTCTCCTCGCAATATAAAAGCCAGTTGCGTAATGGAGATGGAGTTCCCGCCCAGCCTGAAAAAGTCGTCTTCCCTGAAAACATGCCGCACTGCGAGCAGGCCGCGCCATATCTCGGCCAGCCTTTTCTCTTCGCTTGTTTGCGGCAGGCTGCCCTCTGCATCCTGTTCCTGGCGGAAGGGATTGGGCAGTTGCTTGACGTCAATTTTCCCGGTGAGAGTTTTGGGTATGGATTTGGAAAACAGCAATATTTCCGGTCTCATGGGAGCGCTCAACTGCTCCTCAAGATATTTTTCAAGCTCTGTACGCACGTTGATCTGTACGCGGTTCTCAACGGGAGAGTTGGATAGCGGGCCTTCCGTGCGGTCATCAGCGCCGGAAAGGGGAAGTGCGGCTTTGCCGCTGCCCTTGGGGCGGAAAAGCGCGTCGATGGAAAGTCCGTCAGAAGCAAAATGGACATCCACCTCGCATTCCGTTTCCTGGGCAAGATCATGCAGGGCTTCGCGGGTAAATCCCGCACTTTCTTCATGAGCTTCGCTTTTTTGTAACAGCATGGACATGGAGGAGAACATTTCGCCTGAAGCCACGGCATCTTCAAGCGCCATTTTGAAACGCAGCCAAGGGGTCAGGCGCGCGTTGGCCATGCGCCGGACGCATAAATCCATCCCCTTTTGCGTGGCTTGGCGGACCATCCGGGAAAGTTCCCGCCGCCCGTGCCTTGCTGCGTCCCATTGGACGGAGCTGCCGCAAAATTCGCGCAGAGGGACGGTATCCAGGTAAAGAAAAGCCTCATAGCGGAACCGTGTCAGTTCGTTGTCGGCATGTCCGCGCTTGGGCATGGTTTCCACCGCGCGGACGCGAGGCAGGATGCCGGGCAGTTGATGGAAAAAGCGCGGAGACACCAGCAGTTCTTTTTCGCCGCTCTTCATCCTGGCCGTACGGCTCAGCACGTCCGTAACCAGGAACTCGTTTTCCGTGCCGCGCTGGTCCTTGTGGCTATGTATCAATAGACTGTAGAGAAAAATATCTTCCGCATCATAATTGCGCAGATCTCCAAGATATATCCTTCCGCCGTGGCCCAGCTTTCCTATGGCCTGTTTCAGGGCCGTGAGCAGGTATTTCCTGTCGGGAAAATACTGAACAACGGAATTGTATACCGCAGTGTCATAGGGCTCGTCCCTGATCATGGAAAGATCGTGCGCATGCCCTTCGTACAGGCAAACGCCCTTTGTGGATGCCTGCCCGTCCCGCCACGGGGTTTCCAGGGCCTGGGACAGGCGCAGCAAGGCTTCCGGCGCATTGTCCGTGCCTGTGTACTGGCGGCAGACGGCCTTCAGGGGGAAGAGCAGAAAACCTTGCCCGCAACCGATCTCAAGAATGCGCTCCGGATTCAATGCCGTGATGGAACGCACGGTTTCAGCCATGCACTCGTCCATTTCCTCCCGCGTGAGCGGCAGGCCGGTATAGCTGCTGACCCATATATGGTAGTCTGCGGTGAAGTTGCCTTTTTGCGCGATCTTTTCATAGGTCGCGTTGTAAAGATGCTTCCACTGCTCAAGATGGCTTATACCGGCATTGACATGATCATTACGGCGGCTGTCAGGAGCGATATAGGCCACAAGCCGTTTTTGTTCCGTCCTGTCAAGAACGCCGTAGACAACGGCCTCTGAAACGGCGGGGTGCTTTTCAAGGATGTGGCGTACTTCATCAGGCTCCACGCGTACGCCACGTATCTTGACCTGCCTGTCTTTGCGGCCCTTGTAATAGAGAAGGCCATCTTGACCTATATGGGCCAGGTCGCCGGTGGAGAACCATGTCGCGCCGGGACTGAATGCCTCCAGTGCCGGAAATTTGCGGAAGCACTTGCGGGTCATGTCTTCGTTATTGTGGTAGCCTGTGGCAAGGCAGGCCCCGGAAACAAAAATCTCTCCCTCTTCCCCGCGTGGCAGGGGGCGTCCGTTTTCATCCACGACGGCGACAAGGGTGTTCGCAATGGGCTTGCCGATGGAGACCGTGTCGCCCAGGCTACCGGAAGCGGAAGCTTCATGCCAGGTCGCGTCCGCCGTCACTTCTGTCGAGCCGTAGAGGTTCAGGAGGCGCACTTCCGGAACTTGGGCGAGTATGCTTTCCACCAGCCTCGGTGAAAGGGACTCGCCGCTGCAGGACAAAAGGCTGAGACAGTTCATCCACCTGCCGAACAGTCCGGAGCCCACTAGGGCGGAAAGCAGCGAGGGCGTGATGACCAGGCGGCTGACAGCATGCTCGTGGACAAGTTCCGCGAGAGAGGCAATGTCCTTGGCGGAGTCGGCGCTGGGAATCACCACGGGCGTGCCCGCCAAAAGAGCGCCAAAAATTTCCCAGAAAAAGTCTGCGAAAGCAGTGGTCGTTTTGGCGCAGGCCCGCTCGCCTTTTTGCCAGGGGTACTCTTTCCACATCCACTGAAGGCGGTTGCCGAGACCGGCGTGGCTCAGGCAAACCCCTTTGGGCCGCCCCGTTGAGCCGGAGGTATACAGTAAGCAGCCCACATCCCTCTGGTCTGCCGCAATATGCGAGGGTAGAGAGCGTCCCGCATCGTCCGTGGCGTCGCTGTCGAAGCCGTCAATAAAGAGAACGCTGTTCAAGGAGCCGGGCATGTGTCGGTCATTCCACAGGCCTTGCCCGGCAATAAGAACGGTTATCCCGGAATCTTCAATTATTCTCGCTGATTGTCTTTCAGGATAGATTGGGGGCAGGGGCATCCATGCGCCGTTCAGCCGCCATACGGCCAGCATGGCGGCGATCATGTCGGTGCCGGGTACAGCGCGGATTCCGGCCTTGTCTCCGGCGGCGAATCCTCGGCCATGAAGCAGGGCGGCAATATGATCCGCCTTCTTGTGCAGTTCGCCGTAGCTGACAATGATATCCCGCTTTTTGCCACTTTTTTTGTCCGCCGGATCTGCCGCCAGTATAAGGGCCGGTTCGTCCTCTTTCCGTTTCACCAGGGAATCAAAAACAAGCCAGGGATCAAAGGGGGGGAAAATATGCTCCTCCCCGGCAAGTATAACAGCCTTGTCCGCAGGGGCTGCGGAAAGAGCGGTGGTGATCTGGGAAAGAGGGAGATCCCGGCCATGCGCCAGAGCGAGCATGAACTCCTTCATTTGCAGAAGCATGGTTTCCGCATCGAAGTCGGAAAAAAGTCGACGGTCATAGATGAGCACCAGGCGAAGCGTATGTTCGGGAAAGCCCATGACGGTCAGGGGGTAACTGGTTTTTTCAAAGCTTTCCTCAACGGTCATCTCAAAGGGAAGTTCCCCATTGCCTTGGCCGGAAATATTCTCGAATACGGTCATAGTATTGATAAAACTGCCGTCTGCGCTGGCGGTGCAGAGTTCACGCAATGCGGTGACTGACACATGGCCGTGCTCGGCTGCTTCAATCATGTCATTCTGGATGGATTGCAGCCAGTCGCGGCATATCTGCCCGTTGAAGGCAATGCGAATGGGAAGAACGTTCAGCAGCGGGCCGAAGATTTTTTCAACATCGGGAATTTCGGCTGGGCGGAGCGCAAAGCTTGAGGCGAAAAGCACGTCGGCACGGCCTGAGTTTACGGAAAGAACATGCGCCCATGCCGCCTGAAAAAAGACATTCAAGGTCAGGCCCAGCCCGGCGGCGGATTGTGTCAGAAACGCCGTTTCGTCCTCAGTCAGTGAATGCTCCAGCCTGCCCGGCATGCCGCTTTGATCCGCTTCTTCTCCGTCGTCTCGGGGATGTTTTTTCCTCCGCGGCAGGGGAGGGCATTGGGCGGCGTCAAGTTTGGCGGCCCACCAGCGCAAGGAGGTTTCGCTGTTTTTGGCTCCTAAATAGGCCACATATGCGCGCATGGAGGGGAGGTTGCCTCTGCCGGTCGGTAGTGGAGAAGATCCGCAGGAATAGGCTTTGCAAAACTCTTCGAAAAGCACACCGATTGACCAGCCGTCCGCCACAATATGATGCAATGTCAGCAGCATATGCAGATGGTCATCCTTGAGGCGGTGGAATGCCAAGCGAACCAGCGGCGGTCTGTCGAGTGCGAAGCTCCCGGCCCGGTCTTCTTCCATAAAGCGGCGCAGTCTTTTTTCCTGTTCATCCGGAGACAGGGCGCGCAGATCTTCATGGTGAAATCTGTAGTCAACCTTGGCATGCACCGCCTGCAGGGGTTTGCTCAGTCCTTCCCAGTGAAAGGAAGTACGCAGGGAGGGGATCCTTTGGAGCGTCAGCATCCAGGCCGCGTCCAGTTTTCGCATGTCAAAGCGACCCCTGACGGCAAAGGCGTACTGCTGGATATAGACAGAGGCACCCGGCTCTTTAAGGTCGTGGAAGAGCATACCGGCCTGGAGCGGAGTTACGGGGAAAACCTCTTCAATATTGGGGGGCAAGTCCATGACGACCTCGGGAAGTAATCTTTGATGTTATAGAAAAGAATTTTAATTTCATTTTCATTAAGTGCCTGGGCCGATGTAATGATTCTCCCATGGCCGGTCGCGGCTAAATGCTCCAGGACTTCAGGCGTTCCTGGCATTGCCAGAATTGATAGTAAATGCCCTTGAGGCGCATTAGTTCCTCATGGCTTCCTTTTTCAGCAATGCCGCCTTCCTTGAGCACGAGTATCTGATGCGCCCCGCGCACGGTGGACAGCCGGTGGGCGATGATCAGCAGAGTCTTGTTCTTGACGAGGGTCTTGAGCGCCTCCTGGATCAGGAGCTCGTTTTCGGGGTCCACGGAGGCTGTGGCCTCATCAAGCACCAGTAGGGGAGCGTTTTTCAAAATGGCTCTGGCTATGGCAATGCGTTGGCGCTCGCCGCCGGAAAGGCGAGCCCCGCCTTCCCCGACCATGGTGTCGTACTTGTTTTCCAGTTCCATGATAAATTCATGGCAGTGAGCCTTGCGGGCCGCCTCCATCACTTCTTCTTCGCTCGCCTGGGGAGAGGCCATGCGTATATTGTTCAGCACGGTATCGTTGAACAGGTATACATCCTGAAATACCACGCTGAACAGTTTGTAGAAATCGTTTTGCGAAAACGTCCGAATATCGGTTCCGCCGATACGGATAGATCCGCCGCTGACATCCCAGAATCTCAGCAGGAGGTTGGCTGTGGTGGTTTTGCCGCTTCCGGACTCCCCGACAAGGGCGGTAACCGTACCCTGAGGCATGTGAAATGATATATCGTTCAGGACCTGGCGTTGCCCATAGGAGAATGATACACGGTCAAAAGTAATGTTCAGATCAGCTGGTGGCGTGTAGCCGGGCAACTGGGGTAAGCTCTTTTCCTGAAAAATCGACGTAATACGGCGCAAGGATTCCGTAGCGAATCTGAATTCCGTCAAAAAGACGCCAATATTTTGCAATGGTTCGTAAAATCTGCCGCTGATAAGAAGGATGAAAAGCAGTACGGCAGCATCAGCCCTGTGAGTGGAAACGGCCCACCCGCCGACAGCCACGGTAGCGATAAAGACTATATCCAACAGAGAGATATAGGAGCGGCACAGGTCGCCGACCTTGATTTCCAGCTCAAGGGCGAGCTTGCGAAAGCGGGCGTTGGCCATTGTCCAGGGCGTAAAGCCGCGTCCCGTGATGCCGTTGGCCTTGAGCTCAGCGATGCCGCCGAGGTATTCCAGGAGCGTGCTGTCCGCCAGAGCTCTGCTGTCCAGGAACCCCTGCGTTTTTGAGCCGGTGGCGGTGTAGGCCCTGTAAAGGATGGGCAAAGAGGCTGCAATCCCCACCAGGGGGATGAGGCTCAGGGGGCCGGTCACGAATGCCGTGGCGATTCCCAGCATGAGAACAATGGCTATGCAGGCGGCCATCTCTTGAATGTATACGCAAAAAATGGACTCAGCGTCGACCATGTCGTGCAGAAAGCAGCCGCTGATCTTGGCATTGTTGGTGCGCCTGAAGTACGAGAGCGGCAGTGTGCGCAGGTGGGCGGCAAGGCGAACCCTTATGTCGGCGACAATATCATAGCCCGATTTCAGCGAAGCGGATGATGCCGCGAAGCTGACAAAGTAGTACCCCAGCGCGAGCAGGAGCAGAGCGAGGCTGAATGCATGAATGCCGATGTATGTGGGATCTGACGTCAGATAGAGCATTAAAAAGAATACCAGAAGATAGGCTGCGGTCTGTACTGCCTGAACGGAAAAAGTCAGTACAATGGCCTGTAACAGGGGCTTTTGCTTTCCCTGGATAAAGGCAAGTATATTCTTAAGCATCTTTGCCCCCGGAGCTGTTTTTTTCAGAAGGAGAACAGAGTTCCCACGAGCGTGTGGTTTGCCAGGCATCCCACATGCGGCTGTATACGCCGTTCTGCTGTAGCAACTCCGCATGGGTTCCGCTTTCTGCAATGGCTCCCTTGTCCAGCACGATGATGTTGTCGGCATGGGCGATGGACGACAGCCGGTGCGCGACGACGATGACGGTCTTGTTTTTCAGGAAATTTGACAGTCCTTTCTGAATGGCTTCCTCGCTTTCGGGATCGACAAAAGCGCTGGCCTCATCAAGCAAAACAACCGGGGCATTATGCAGAGCCATGCGGGCCAGGGCCAGCCGTTGGCGCTGGCCGCCGCTGAGGTGGACTTCGCCGCCGGAACCGATCCGGGTGTCGTAACCGTTGGGCAGGCTTTTAATGAATTTGTCACACTGGACCATGCGGGCGGCGGCTTCAATTTGTTCCTGTGAAGGGTTGTCCAGGCCAAGGCAGAGATTTTCCCTTACTGTTCCCGAAAAAATAAAGGGATTCTGAAAAACCAGAGCCATCAGTTTGCCGAGTTCGCCGCTTGCGAACTCCTGCAGATCTATGCCGCCCACGGTGATTCGGCCGGAACTCAGGCGCTCCATGCCTGCAAGGGCCGCGACCAGAGTGCTCTTGCCGGAACCGCTAAAGCCGACAATGGCGGTTATGGCGGATGCGCGGGCCTCAAAGCTTATGTTTTTCAGCACAGGTTTGTCGTCATAGTTCACTGACAGATTTTCAACCCTGAGGTCCGGCACAATGGAGCTGTCGTATTTGCGGTCGCCCCGTACTTCTTCCGGCACGTCCAGAAGCTGTTTCATGCCATGGTAACCGACACCCGCCTTCCACAAAAAAGTGATGAAGCGGGGCATGCGCGTAAGAGGGACGAAGGATATCCACCCCACCATTATGAACAACAGCATGATATCAAGCTGAATGTAACCGGACTTGTATAAATAGGCGCCTGCTATGGCTGTAATAACAAAGGCCATTGCGGTTATGGTAAGAAAATACATGCACCTGTGTAAAAAAACTTTTTGTATATCTATTTGTATTTTTTTGAAATTTTTTATTGCATCGTCCATTCTTCGATATGACTCATTTGTTCTGTTAAATATCTTTATATCCTGCATTCCATGTATAAACTCTATTGTATCAGAATGAAGTATTGATACTGTTTTGAAATATTCATCATTAAGAGTTGTATTCTTCATAAGTTTAAATGTTATATAATGAATATATATTGCAATTATTATTATTGAAAGGATTACAAAGGAAAGTGTTGTATTGATAAAGAAAAGGATGCATATGCACAGTATGGGAAGTAAGACACAGGCTATGCTGTCAGATATGTTATGAGCAATAAAATACTCCATTAATTCGATGTCATGTTTAAGAATTTTCTTTAATTCTCCAGTGCTTTTATTTGAAAACCAGTGCAGGGGAATTTTTCCCAAATGGTCCATCAATACCGCACAGATTTTTGTCCCAAATATGAAAGAAGCCTTATGCGCAAAGGCCGTGCACCGCGCCCTGCAAATGAAGACCAGGATGATAGCAATAGTTGCAATGGCGAAAAAAAGCGCCATCAAACTGTTGCTCGTACCGTTTTGCAGGCTGCGGAAAACCATCCAGGCCATAAAGATGGGAATAGGATAAAAAAACGCCGCCGCTGCGGCGAAGAAGACGGCCTGGCGCATAGGAGGAACGCTTTCGGGTGCCAGTTTCATGAGATGACGTATAGCGCATATGCCAGACATGTTTTCTCTCCCTGATTATTCTATAAAATTGGGGTTCTCAACAAGAGAAAGACTTTTTTCAACAATGTACTCAATGAATCTGTCATATTCTTTTGCGAAAAATAACTGATCCTCTTTAAATTTTTGAGCCATGAACAGATTGCTCGTGTATATACTCCATTCAAGAATATCATGCTCAGGAGTTATTGCATCTTTTTCTCCGTAACATACTGATATTGGGAATAAAAATTTGCATTTTGGATATGGTAAAATAAATTTTTCGTCCATTATAAAATCTGATTTAAGCATTGGTAGGTATAGATCGAGAAGTTCTCTGTTGCTAAGCACAATATCGGAAATAAATCCAAGCCGGTGCAATGTGCTGATAAAATCATCATCTGTCATGTCGCTGACGGGTACAGGAGGGGGAGTGTGCGGGGCCCTGCCGCCCGCAACAATGATGCCCACGGGAGGGCGTCCGGCTGCGGTGGTGAGCTGGGCTGTCAGGTAGGCGAGGCTGGCCCCGTAGCAGAGGCCGAGCATGACATAGGGCTTATGGATGTGGGCAAGAACGGATGCGGCAATGCTCTGTGCCAGTTCATGAATGTCGTCGGGCAGTTTTTCGGCACGGCGTTTTTCCTTGCCGGGCAGGGACACCGGACAGAGGCGCAAACGGTAAGGTTGCAGTGACTTGTCCCACCCATGGAATACGGATGGCCCTCCGCCTGCGTATGGGAATGCGATGATTGCGGCTTGGTCGTTCTCGTCCGGCGCCTGGGTCAGCCATTTGTCCGAAGCCGTGCCCGGAAAGGCAGACGTCTTGGTAAGGGACATAGGTATCCTGCTGTTTGTGTTTTTAGTAGGCTTATCCCAAAAGTGCCGCTTCCCTCTGCTCAAAAGGGCAATAAAAATATCCAGTTTGGGAGA is a genomic window containing:
- a CDS encoding non-ribosomal peptide synthetase: MDLPPNIEEVFPVTPLQAGMLFHDLKEPGASVYIQQYAFAVRGRFDMRKLDAAWMLTLQRIPSLRTSFHWEGLSKPLQAVHAKVDYRFHHEDLRALSPDEQEKRLRRFMEEDRAGSFALDRPPLVRLAFHRLKDDHLHMLLTLHHIVADGWSIGVLFEEFCKAYSCGSSPLPTGRGNLPSMRAYVAYLGAKNSETSLRWWAAKLDAAQCPPLPRRKKHPRDDGEEADQSGMPGRLEHSLTEDETAFLTQSAAGLGLTLNVFFQAAWAHVLSVNSGRADVLFASSFALRPAEIPDVEKIFGPLLNVLPIRIAFNGQICRDWLQSIQNDMIEAAEHGHVSVTALRELCTASADGSFINTMTVFENISGQGNGELPFEMTVEESFEKTSYPLTVMGFPEHTLRLVLIYDRRLFSDFDAETMLLQMKEFMLALAHGRDLPLSQITTALSAAPADKAVILAGEEHIFPPFDPWLVFDSLVKRKEDEPALILAADPADKKSGKKRDIIVSYGELHKKADHIAALLHGRGFAAGDKAGIRAVPGTDMIAAMLAVWRLNGAWMPLPPIYPERQSARIIEDSGITVLIAGQGLWNDRHMPGSLNSVLFIDGFDSDATDDAGRSLPSHIAADQRDVGCLLYTSGSTGRPKGVCLSHAGLGNRLQWMWKEYPWQKGERACAKTTTAFADFFWEIFGALLAGTPVVIPSADSAKDIASLAELVHEHAVSRLVITPSLLSALVGSGLFGRWMNCLSLLSCSGESLSPRLVESILAQVPEVRLLNLYGSTEVTADATWHEASASGSLGDTVSIGKPIANTLVAVVDENGRPLPRGEEGEIFVSGACLATGYHNNEDMTRKCFRKFPALEAFSPGATWFSTGDLAHIGQDGLLYYKGRKDRQVKIRGVRVEPDEVRHILEKHPAVSEAVVYGVLDRTEQKRLVAYIAPDSRRNDHVNAGISHLEQWKHLYNATYEKIAQKGNFTADYHIWVSSYTGLPLTREEMDECMAETVRSITALNPERILEIGCGQGFLLFPLKAVCRQYTGTDNAPEALLRLSQALETPWRDGQASTKGVCLYEGHAHDLSMIRDEPYDTAVYNSVVQYFPDRKYLLTALKQAIGKLGHGGRIYLGDLRNYDAEDIFLYSLLIHSHKDQRGTENEFLVTDVLSRTARMKSGEKELLVSPRFFHQLPGILPRVRAVETMPKRGHADNELTRFRYEAFLYLDTVPLREFCGSSVQWDAARHGRRELSRMVRQATQKGMDLCVRRMANARLTPWLRFKMALEDAVASGEMFSSMSMLLQKSEAHEESAGFTREALHDLAQETECEVDVHFASDGLSIDALFRPKGSGKAALPLSGADDRTEGPLSNSPVENRVQINVRTELEKYLEEQLSAPMRPEILLFSKSIPKTLTGKIDVKQLPNPFRQEQDAEGSLPQTSEEKRLAEIWRGLLAVRHVFREDDFFRLGGNSISITQLAFILRGEFGNHVNFRDLYQVPTLRDMAAYLAGTVKPGCVGGLSDAHLNIPEGLPEEDIHMADAAVPASMAAHPLLPGQRILVTGAPGAIGLWVLSHLLERRDCTILCLEEPEGSTGNAGPLECLQQRMRESHCWHSDYARHLRMVPGRLGEERFGLGEAEWARLADNVDLVVHSGLKVNLAQSYRNLRRINAAGTKEVIAFCCAGRCKPLHFISSLSIADHSAREENSIIREDDDFTSNKGLSSGYILSRWVMDAMVRRAGNRGLPVAIYRFNTVGGDTVSHHCDTTEIYWRLLRVCCQMGLVPESRRLVDIVPVNVAASVVPSIATRAGSYGRAFHICNPRPEPWGCWTDYLNRLGYNVSLVPSSDWVRHLNREAEGSNDDNLRILLSMVRQDGGDSIKPLRIDMSNTLGMAAPKIPPFSFELFKKYHSVMLKEGWLPNPEAQ
- a CDS encoding ABC transporter ATP-binding protein codes for the protein MKLAPESVPPMRQAVFFAAAAAFFYPIPIFMAWMVFRSLQNGTSNSLMALFFAIATIAIILVFICRARCTAFAHKASFIFGTKICAVLMDHLGKIPLHWFSNKSTGELKKILKHDIELMEYFIAHNISDSIACVLLPILCICILFFINTTLSFVILSIIIIAIYIHYITFKLMKNTTLNDEYFKTVSILHSDTIEFIHGMQDIKIFNRTNESYRRMDDAIKNFKKIQIDIQKVFLHRCMYFLTITAMAFVITAIAGAYLYKSGYIQLDIMLLFIMVGWISFVPLTRMPRFITFLWKAGVGYHGMKQLLDVPEEVRGDRKYDSSIVPDLRVENLSVNYDDKPVLKNISFEARASAITAIVGFSGSGKSTLVAALAGMERLSSGRITVGGIDLQEFASGELGKLMALVFQNPFIFSGTVRENLCLGLDNPSQEQIEAAARMVQCDKFIKSLPNGYDTRIGSGGEVHLSGGQRQRLALARMALHNAPVVLLDEASAFVDPESEEAIQKGLSNFLKNKTVIVVAHRLSSIAHADNIIVLDKGAIAESGTHAELLQQNGVYSRMWDAWQTTRSWELCSPSEKNSSGGKDA
- a CDS encoding thioesterase II family protein; its protein translation is MSLTKTSAFPGTASDKWLTQAPDENDQAAIIAFPYAGGGPSVFHGWDKSLQPYRLRLCPVSLPGKEKRRAEKLPDDIHELAQSIAASVLAHIHKPYVMLGLCYGASLAYLTAQLTTAAGRPPVGIIVAGGRAPHTPPPVPVSDMTDDDFISTLHRLGFISDIVLSNRELLDLYLPMLKSDFIMDEKFILPYPKCKFLFPISVCYGEKDAITPEHDILEWSIYTSNLFMAQKFKEDQLFFAKEYDRFIEYIVEKSLSLVENPNFIE
- a CDS encoding ABC transporter ATP-binding protein, translating into MLKNILAFIQGKQKPLLQAIVLTFSVQAVQTAAYLLVFFLMLYLTSDPTYIGIHAFSLALLLLALGYYFVSFAASSASLKSGYDIVADIRVRLAAHLRTLPLSYFRRTNNAKISGCFLHDMVDAESIFCVYIQEMAACIAIVLMLGIATAFVTGPLSLIPLVGIAASLPILYRAYTATGSKTQGFLDSRALADSTLLEYLGGIAELKANGITGRGFTPWTMANARFRKLALELEIKVGDLCRSYISLLDIVFIATVAVGGWAVSTHRADAAVLLFILLISGRFYEPLQNIGVFLTEFRFATESLRRITSIFQEKSLPQLPGYTPPADLNITFDRVSFSYGQRQVLNDISFHMPQGTVTALVGESGSGKTTTANLLLRFWDVSGGSIRIGGTDIRTFSQNDFYKLFSVVFQDVYLFNDTVLNNIRMASPQASEEEVMEAARKAHCHEFIMELENKYDTMVGEGGARLSGGERQRIAIARAILKNAPLLVLDEATASVDPENELLIQEALKTLVKNKTLLIIAHRLSTVRGAHQILVLKEGGIAEKGSHEELMRLKGIYYQFWQCQERLKSWSI